Within Bactrocera oleae isolate idBacOlea1 chromosome 6, idBacOlea1, whole genome shotgun sequence, the genomic segment CAGGTAGGTTAACCaaagagaaaatgaaaaaagtgaaaagttcaggtgtaaccgaacattttatactttcgcaatgtgcaaaaaaaaaattcggtatctgggggcttgaatagttttaatcCGACtaggacaatttttagtcataaggtggcacacctcaaaggcactattcgtgcaaggATTTATCTGAATATATTGATTGATGCTTAAGTTGTAtattgaaaagtgaaagaaatcaTATAGAACTTAAAATTAGTTCCCGAGACATGGGAGCCCATATAATTCAGCATTTTGAAACGtctggctgactttactccatatatatgtttatatgtatatatttataaaattgcttgaaaatgagtttttaaatatatttgaacaatgtcaaaaattgatGCATTCAACCCTGTTTCTCTGTCCCATTATACCCTTTGTAATGATTTCCGAccttccacctgactttaaaaagtttaggttggtcaaaataagtgatattttaataaaattaagtggacatgttttttaaaaagttataatattatattaatagtttCGCGCtcaatataaaaacaagtagTCTTGGTCTAAACCATATATCcccaatataatgaattccgattctctggttgatgTTTTGCACATCAAATTTTTACATCATCGAGCTCCTACGCCTTTTTGTGCATCAAATGCAGCAAATGGAAGAACCTCCAAATTTAAATTGGTCTCCGAGGACTCCGGACTCCAAGTTCTCTGCAGAGGGACaactaaaatattattcttatattCTTATAAGAATCGGGCGGTGGATCGAAATTGGTGTGGTTAAGTTGAGCCttcgataaaaaatataaatagtgaAAGCTGTTTTGCCCACTTCTTTGTATGAAACTCTAAAGCATTTTAAAAAGCGTGTTTGTTTTAAGGATTTTGTTATTAATATCTTACTCTTAGCTTTTCTAAcctcaaatttttttacttgtaatttcttaaaaaaaaaaacatattaatatatataaaattaggaaatttttataatgagacattgaaaaatattatttcgctACAAAGTAACACAAAGCTAAGTAAGTAAAGCGTAAACTTAGTTGCACATTCAAATTCGTTGCAGTTTACCCACACaaacgcacacgcacacaaaatTCGACAGAACCAAATCAAGCTAAAATCACAAATCAGCAAAGAAGCGAgtttttctatacaaaattcTTGGAAAATATAATACACTTCAGCATAAAGCGCATAACTGAACCGCTGAATGAAAATACAGACGAGAGTTAGTAAGtgcacatatacacacttgcacacatgtatatatataccatacatacacgcatatatacaaatatatttatatataaacatgcaGTAAATGTCATGCCAACCCCGCACTAATCCTTCATTTGgtttcgttttcttttttttttgtactggtAGAAAAAGCATCATCTTAAAGGTTACACACATTATAAATCTACACAAAACGCTGACACACACGTACACGGTATTAAAAATAAGCAGCAGTAGCAACTcttgcatacaaacacacgcacaaatAAGCGGCTTCCTTCCGCTTGCAGGCACTTCActttaaacaaaatgaaacagcATTGCAAATTTCAACTCCCTTCGCTCTTCTCCTCACTCTCCAGAGAGAGAGTAGGAACAAAGCAACGGAAGTTGGCTGTGCCACTGCAATAAAAGCAACACTGTTGCAAATGTAAGCGGTGACGCCGCCGACGGCGCTTACAAATAAATAGATTTATTgttcaattgcatttttgagctcctaaaagtatgctttgcTACGAAAAAGCATGCGGTTGATACCTAAGACAACGCATACATTGTTGCAAAGCTGACTGGCTACCCGCCTCGAGGACTGACTGGCAGGCTGCTGACACGCTAAGCCGCATTTGCGAGTGTTGGACCCGCGGGGTTGATTTACTTGCAGCGTTTTGTGGCGTTTACTTCGACTTGCACACACTTTCCGAACAAGTTAAGTGCTTTGtgtgtatatgcgtatgtatgagTTTGTGCGTGTCTGTGTGCCTTTATGCATACGTTTATCATGCACTCATGCTTGCGTATGAGATTGCTTTCGAGAACGTTCCGTTTTCTTATACTGCTTAGTCGCTGctgtttttttgttgcatacttttgcGTTGCACGCAGTCCCGTGGCACTGCATTATTTTTATGACTCACCATTGTGCTTGCAACCCTTGCAACTGTTGCTTAACACAATTTGGCTGCACGTTTTTTATGCATATCCTCGCTTATATAAACCGTAAATGCTTATTAAAATAATGGGTgggaaatgtcaaaaaaaaaattctgatatCTTCAACAATGTATTCGTTTATGCAAAAAAGGGGTTTGCATACAATGGAGAGTTTTGACAGAGAGAATacgttttgcttttatttaccgCTTGATGTATTGTTATATGTAAGAGCCTTAGAATTTGTCtgcgtaaaaaaaatgttggcgCTAAGTAGTATGCTACATTTTGAATATGCATTTAATCAGCCACTCAACTACTGAGGGTTAATGAATAGTATtatgattttatgttttttgttataGAGGGCGCAAATTGAAGAGTTAACGCTGAAAATTTTTATCACATTACTTAACAAAATGAagcataaaatacatatttacttgaaGCTCTGTGGAAAATGCCATTTTGAATAAAGCTTTCttcctcaaaaatattttattacttaacaTCAAGATTGATAAGTTTGATTTAATCTACTTAATAACTCAATTAACCGAAAGCTTTATATTCATggaacttgcaaggatcaaagctggcgaaatacttttcgatgttggttggtattgactgatatatggtACTATATATTATTCAATACAGAGCCGTATAATATTGTCAATCTGACTGAAGTCCAGCGAGGAATTATGATATTAAAAGCATACATTTTGGAGGCACCAATTAAAAATTGAGTTTAAGGTTTAATTACGATGTGATTTCAAGTATtgataaaaatgtttcaaaattatGTAGTTTAATACCTGACTGCAATATTCTTAagtcacttaaaaaataattgtagacTTTTCCATCAATTCCTATTTATTTACTCCGAAACGCTGGCAGGCCAATTACAAAGTCAACATTGTCTACCCAACAACCATGCAGACAATACTGAACATAACAGCAATACAATCCCAAGAGGAAAAGGCGTGGGGTCCGCTGATTCAGAACATTCCCAATGGCTACAACACTCGCCAAAGAGATTGCAAGGGCGACAAGGCTTGAATTAAGCAATAGTTGTAATTTACAGAAACTCCATAAGTTGATTGATGAGCAGTAGGCAAACATGTATATCGAAAGCCCAGCCATATCGCGCGATATGCCacataagataataaaaaaaccacaaaaaggGGTCGAGTacagataaataataaaaagtgaaacaaattaaataaatatagcaaaaaccagatattttttttcaaagttattCAAGTTTACACTGCATGCaaaattacaaaactttttACACCCAAAAACTATATTgcttgcaacttttttggttcaACTACCAGCTGCTGCAACATATTGTTCAAAAAGCACTGCaacacatttaaaataaaaataaatgtgttttatattaaaactaCAAACAAAAGCGGTGAACAGCTGAgccaaatttttaaagttaagcGCACAACCACGGCTATACATTTGCAAATGTCAAACGTTTGACGCAATTCACTTAAGTGCATTTTTTTATCAGAAATACTAGTATTTATATAGAGTAGCGCAGTGTAAAaagaattcaatttttttttttgcaatttcaattaaacaaaaacacttATAAAacgtatttttataatattgtagcatacttttaggcaacaTTAGCACGCTTTAATTTTGAATGTTTGcgcattgtttttgctttgcgtTTCGTTTTATACTCGTTTACCATTTAATATGCTTTAATAATATGGTAATTAATTTTAAGCGCCGTCGCCCATATTTGCGGTTTGACTGCTTCACCCACACCATAACCACAAATGCGCCTGCGAATATGCTAATGGTTATGCTAAATAAACTTGCTTTTTTACGATATTGCAAAGTTGCTTTAATTACTCGCtactttttgtaaattattaataattacacttttttatgACTTCGAAATTTTTTACGAGTTCCAAATCGCTCGCTGATGCGCTCAGTAACTAAGTTGATTAATAAATACCGCAAAAAATACTGAagtctaatttaattattacgtGAACTTTTTCGCCCAGAAAAACGCCTATCAACAAGCTATTAAAGCGTTCAGAGGAAAATATAGcgtgttctttttttttgcgaTCTTAATTGCTTGTTAAATTATGCAATCATTTTAAGAGCATAGTTGAATATATTCAGTTGGTTTTTATCAATCGCTTAGTTGATATGCATACTATGCTGGGGTCAGCTGTTGACTTCATTATTCCTCATTAATCATACCTTCCAAACTTTCGAATTGGTCGTTAAGCTTTTCATTCAGTGCAAGTTTGCAcacatcaaaatttttaactcatGTCGActtaaagtttatatttattcCTCCTTGAGTGCAGGGTCGGCCGGCCcttcaaatttatttccaagccagtttatataattttatttacgtaGCAAACCCTGTTAATGATGTTCGCGGGTGTTCCTTGTATTGAAGATACTAATCAACTAAGAACATTCTAAGTTCTAACACTCCCTGAAATTTTTGATTCTTCAATAAAAGGCTGAGTCCCACATGAAACTCTTATCCTAAGGAAGTTCGCAGAGATTAACTTgcttttctttataaatttacaaaaatgggCGTAAGggacacaaaaaaacaaaaacagagagatagcagaggatctcaacatctcttatggaacGGCTCAACACATTCCAAAAGAGAATCAGGAATATAAAACTGAGAAAACTTAGCCGAAAGATGCAATAATAAAGACAAAGAAAGATAAATGGGAAGAGCTACGCAGTGATATACAATACTTCATGGGGTCTCGGAAAGAAGATCGTAATGAGAAAACAACATTCTAAAGTTAAATGCTACAGTCATATCGTAAACACTCTATTCCCAACCCATAACCTGGGAAGGGACCCTCCAGAATATGTGCAAGATAGCTCACGCCCACCTTTTAATGTGGAGTACACCCTTCCTAATGCTATGTCTATATTATACCATTGCCACCTACGAAAATTATATATGCTTCGGTCTTCAGCTATCAGATTGCACAGCTACTAAAAAcagaattattatataataattttaaatattttattttactgccCTTTTATCCTACCTCTTCTCGAGCCTGTTGAGTTGTACGCCTCAAAATTACAACTGTGCTGCAACGCTAATGATCGTCACGTAGTTGAAACTGCCATCAAAATGCTATTAGAGCAAAACTATGCATAGCTGTAGAGCGGCGTCAGCACTCGCtcgttttcaatttaaactcGCGCAAAGTTTACAATCAACAGATTGTCGTCGGACATTATCCGAGCAACATAGCCACAACCGTAGCCCCAATGCCAGCCGCAAGCGTAACCACGGACATTGCGGCAATGGTGGTGAAAATGCGACTGGgaaaatcatatatatacacacaaacatacaaacctAAATATGTTGGCTTGTGGCGTGCTATCTTAACAACTCACAGCTTTTATGTCGATTTAGAgcgtttattgtatttattgttgtataAATGTTCACAACTTGTTGTGCTTTGTCGTGTTGCCGGAGTGAGTATGTTGTAAATTAAACGGTTTATGCATGTTGTTCTGGTGTTTAAGCGTGTTTAATGGGCTTGTTAAGCATACACATTTAGTGCTTAAGttgaatataatatcattgcctttttgagtttaattttgtacaattttctaattaatattttcataaatgttctcaaaaattctaataataaaaaattataatggaCAAAATCAAAGCATTTACCTTATCAACTGCGATCTATTTATGCCGAAATGCGCATAAATTAACACCTAAATAGGTTATGCATAATTAAGTAAAAGCTTGCATGCTTTTAATCGTTCAAGCGCACACAAAACTTCCATAATCTAAAGAATTTTAATTGACATATTATGACGTGATTATATGAACATTAATAATAAGGTAATCTACGAAAATTAGGGagacaaaataaatacataaattgccAGCGATGAAAGAAAGAATTATGTTAAGCTTAAAAATTAActgtttttgaataaaattaacgaATACACTTCCAAGAAATATGAGAAAACGCCTAAAACCACTTATAAAAGCAATTTCACATTGCAATAATGTTAAATTAGAGTTCGTTAAAGTATGTGTGTAAATCAGTGATGATCATAAAGAAAGgacgaattttattttaaaagctttgaagcttcatttaaaaatcgtttaaaattaattatttcaagaATTCCATTATATCTTCATCTTCACTAGAATTAGCAGTTTTCATTTAAGTAGGTATTAGCATTAGCTTTTAATTAAACGTATTTCAAGAAAAATGCTTTATATGGTAAACGAAATGTATATTaacattatttactttaaaattcatGTATACATGTGAGCTTTCAgttttgtgaattttaattagtaaaagcttgcacattttttcaaagtctctttccaaacttttttgtttcaatataggTTCTTTGAACACTAATCAAAACGAATCTCAttaagaaaacttaaaaagcGTGTAATTTccatgaattattaaaaaaaattattatacttgaACTTTCACTGCAATAGTACACAGTAATGGAAAAGTGTTCTCATGTAAGCGCTTTCACTAGTAAAAGCTTGcacatttttccaaaatttcagCTTTTCTGAGTATTACTCTAATCGAATGCCTTAGTAGGTTTTAATGAGAAAACGTTACAATCcgctttaagaaaaaaatttaaaatatttaataaacttgaATTTTCACTTTAGCAAACtaaaacattattatatatGCGTTTTCACTACCAAAAGCATACAAGATTTCTCAAACTTTAAGCGTTTTTCACTCGCTTTCGTCTCTGAAACGGTTCTTTGAGCCTTAATCAAAACGACTTTCATtaagaaaactttatttaaaaagtataataatcaTAAATGACTTAAAACTGCCCACTAAACTTAAACTTTCACTTCAAATAGCTTTCAGTAATGGCAAAGCATTTTCAAGTATGAGCTTCCATTTTTATAAGCTTTCAGTTTCAAGTTTCTTATAGTGTTAGTTTATCCACTTTTTTGGTTTCCAAAAGGAAGTCTAGGAGTCTTACTCATATCGTATTTCATAAAAGGTTTCATTGAGAAGACATTTTAGatatgaaattaatattgaatgATTAACATACTTGTAGAGCTTTGACTAGCTTTCACTGATAGCGAAGTATTCTACTTCAAGAATATTTTATTGCTATGCGCtttcttatattaaaaattgactATTTTCTCAAATCTTCAGCTAGTTCTTCATGTTTGTTTCCAAACGATTCTTGACGTCTTAATCAAAACAAATGTCATTAAGATGGATCTAATCtattcaaacttaatatataagaGCATTTAAGATGTGTAGTAGTTATTAGAACGCTCTTATCTCtcaacaaacatatatttttgttaattttaaggTTCATTTTTGTAGAGAAGTAAATATCCTACAAATCCTATGCGTATTCTGAATtctaaagattttttttcatttagttataaaattcaaaagaaaaagacaaattttccctaatatacttgtagtaaaatTTCAACCGTTTATTTTTCAGAGCGTCCAGTTTTCAAccaaatctatgaaacgagatatttttcaagtagttgaaaGCGAGATATGAGTCTTTCTatatgataataagaaaaaaaatggaaaactcTAAGGCGAAAGACCTTCCCGTTATAATTGTGGCCTCATACCGATTCCtacttggagagactttcttagatGTGACTATGAACCAAATTTTCTAAGTGACCAGCGAAAAACATTCCCACCCTTTATtaatatacagacatatgtcTCACCAATTGTATACCAAGCTATGATGTTCAAAACTTTCTCAcaggctacaacaacaaaagtgaaCAAAATCACTCGGGATTAGCTCGTGGCAAAAGTGACCAAATGCTAAAGGAtataaaatcagaaaaatacaaaaataaatcaaataaaacaaacaaataaatcaaaaagaCAGCATTAAGAAATTGACCAAATCGAGTTAGTTATAACCGGATATTAAACGGAAAACTGTGCGACGAAGGATATCAAAAAGAATGGCTGTTAAAAGCACATACTATAAATGTCACTTATCGGCTGAATGGGAAAATTACCTGCGACTcagaaacaaatttaatacacaGAGAATGACATCAATAACTTCCGGTATTTGAAGTCTAGCCTGGTTTGTGCTTGGCAACTTATACTTCAGTTGCtgcaaagctataatacccttcacaaataaaaaaataaaaatataggaaCTTAATTGTGATCAgtcaatttgtatagcagctatatgctatagtggtccgataatgGCAGATCCGAGCTTCTTGAGGATAAAtggatttgtgcaaaatttcagaacgatatttcaaaaactgagcgcCTAGTTCGTgcatatacagacaggcagacaCACGGACATAGTCAAATCGACTTAACTCGTTATGCCAATCATTTATGtaaacattttatagggtctccaacgtttccttctgggtgttacaaacttcgtggcaaactaaatacatacaatactgttcaaggtataaaaatggaaaacattatattatattagggatagaCTGTGGAGGCTGGACTAAGGTCTAGatcaattttttggaattgtccacttaattttacGAAAAGAGCACACATATTAGCCGATATACGTAAATGGTATAAAATCTgacgaatatttaaaatttgttgtatGAAATATACGAGGGCTAGGAACCTACCATATTTAATACCAGGCTGTATTATTTTCAGGTAAAGATGCCCACTTAATTTTACTATATCTTACAGAGTGACTGATTTTTTGGATATAAAGTCAATCATAGTTTCGGAGCTTCCTACATTTGGTTTCTAGAGGACTAGAAAAAATATGGTTCATCTTCAACCATGAGCGGTGCAACACCTGAAAGGCATTCTTTGtgcaaaagtttattttaatatattcattggtttCAATTTACAGTATGAAAAAGtatgatttcattcattttcactTCAATATGGGCGGTGCCATatccattgtccaatttttacattGATTCCCATGCAGTCTTTTCGCGCCGTCtttgtgataaaatttaaagcttCTGTTTTCATTTAGTGCGTTAGCGCACTGTCAATCGTCTTCATAATAACCATTGTATAGGAGCTGGGCATGATTAttacccgatttcatccattttcgaaTAATCTATTATGAAGCATTTATAAATTGTGTACCATCCTACTACGACCCTCTATACGAAATtgaagcataatttttatttagttaattatTATCTCTTCTACTGTTTTAACGAACGAcagattaaaaaagaaaaattattaaatttttgctacTAAATTTTCTCTGCCATTGTGAATAAGTACAACATAAACGAAAAGAAGAAGactttgtttacaaaatttagaCAGCTGATTTTCAAACCGTTTCGTGAACAACAAATAAAGGAAATCAATGGATTTACCGAAAGCagaaatttctattttataaaaataatcgttGGTCAATTACCCCAAAAATGGAAATTAATGCGACGATCGAAATGGCCGCTGTAGAAAGAAAAAAACGCATACTTAACGCCTTAGAATATTCAAGTATTTGTAATTTCATACAGCATTACCATGGACTTGCCATAGATTGCGAGATGGAGATGGTGAATCGGATTTTTACCGACATTGATAAGCAGACGTTAAAAAGTATTTTGCAAACAGAACTTTCTACACGTTTAAGAGCACAGCATTggcaaaatgaaataaaagcaaaaaaatatctgaaagcgtaagtcacaaattaaaaaacaaaacatgcaACTAATAACTTCTTTGGCTTTTCCTTACAGTTTCAAAGATCAATTAAGCACACATCCAGCACCTACATTACTCCTGAAAATTGCATGCTTAGAGGGCATAAGCCCGATGGCACTCTGTCGCGCAATTTTGCaggtaaaatataaatttttgcacaaaGCAGACTTGAGTCGTCTGCTGAAATACCCACATCTCATTGATGATCCGAAACTAGCCGCGAATGTTATACAATGCATGTGTAGCGATTCCCAAGATGGACCACTTGTTGATTTACGTCGCAGAATTTTAGGCGAAGAGTATGAATTTAAGTTGAAACAAATGGCCACTGCCGCTAATATGCACTACTATGATGAAAATGACTTACGACGTCTTGGCTATGATAAAACACCGGATATTAAAATGATTGTGCCATTCTTGTACAAAGGTGAAGTAGTTAATTGGATTGAAAGTAAGGCCACCTTTGGTGATGTAAAAACGCATAAGTGGTACATACAACAACAGCTATATAGCTACAGTAATCGGTATGTCTTAATatgcttatttattattattagcttATATTAAACTCGTATTCTGTTTTTTAGTTTTGGCGCCGGCATTGTTATCTATTGGTTTGGTTATCACGAGGATACTCCGAGACTGCCGGATAATAACGTAGGCATAATTGTTTTAGACGATTTCCCATCCACTGAGCATATGGCATTTCTTAATCTGTGTGATGATGCCAGTCCAACAACAGAAATCGCGTCGGAATCAAGTCTACAAAATTCTAATAgctgaaaattaatataacgaacATAATACTCAGTAGCACGCTAGTTACCCAAATATTACGTccatatatacgcatatacttatatttaaagcCATAATAATTTTACTGTCGACATGTATGAATATAACTAATGCaagtaatattataatttattttaaaaaatggatTGAGGTTATCATTAATATAAATCGCTAATTAGAACGATTATTATCAATATGAAGCCCATTGAgcccaaatgagcagcttcttgggggaaAAAAGGAAGTgttcaaattttcagatcgttatttcaaaaactgcGGGGCTCTTGTCAAACTGTCTGTACAAACGCGCGCAGCCACTATTCTTTAAATGGATTGTCATTATTCTTCAAAATAATGGTAATCGccctttaaaaaaattgcatttgaaCGTTATCGATTTCACTATCGTTTTAGAATCGATATCAAactgtttgtgttttttgtttacattactATTGTGATTcgaacaagaagaagaagcatacaAACCCCCTTTTGACACGTCAGGTTTTGGTTTGCAGTTTCTGGCATTTCCCAGAATATTCATTATTCACTTGGTTTTTTCGGCAACAACATTGAATTTAATATACGCATtacttcgaaaataaaattgcaaaatgagACTGAAagctaatttatttttaatattgtccACTACAATAGTGCTGGTGCAATTTTGTAATGCGCTGCCAGtgaccaaaaataaaaaggagGAAAAGGAAGAAGCGTCTGTAACTCCGGCTACTCCGGATGTGGAAACAGCATTGGAGTACGAAAGGTATTTAAAAGAGGTTGTGGAAGCACTTGAAAGCGATCCTGATTTCCGCAAAAAGTTAGACAAAGCGCCTGAAGCTGACATACGTGTAagtattttcacaaatttaggTAGATACAATTATATGcaaaacaatgaatttattaatttacattaaTGTAGGATGGCAAAATTGCACAAGAGTTGGAATATGTGAATCATCATGTACGCTCCAAATTAGACGAAATCAAGCGGCGTGAAGTCGAACGTTTACGGCAATTAGTGAATCAGGAATATGAATTGGAAAATGAAATAGATCGTGAACATTTAAAAATTCCTCAACATTTGGATCACCACAACGAGCATACTTTTGAAATTGAGGATTTGAAAAAGTTGATTAAAAAAACGTCCGAAGACTTAGCTGAGGCGGATAGAAAACGTCGTGCTGAATTTAAAGAATATGAAATGCAGAAAGAATTCGAAAAAGAGAGTAAATTAAAAGAACTGCCTGAAGAAGAACGCAAAAAATTCGAACAAGAAGAAAGGGAAAAggaagaaaaacataaaaaacacgaaaaagtgCATCACCCCGGCAACAAAGCGCAATTAGAAGATGTATGGGAACAGCAAGATCAATTGGACAAGAAAGACTTTGATCCACACACATTCTTCATGATGCATGGtaggtaaaaatatataatctgacatataatttatttcacgTTGGCTTATTTTATAGACGTGGATGGTAACGGTTACTGGGATGAGATAGAAGTAAAGGCACTTTTCATCAAAGAACTGGACAAAGTGTACCAATCTGGATTGCCTGAAGATGATATGCGTGAGCGTGCTGAAGAGATGGAGCGCATGCGTGAGCACGTGTTTGAGGAAACTGACACCAATCGTGACGGGTTAATTAGTTTCCAAGAGTTTTTGGAACAAACTAAACGCGATGAGTGGAACAAGGATCCGGAATGGGAGACTGTTGACGAAAAACCACAGTATACACACGAGGAGTATCTAGAATTTGAAAGGCGCCGTCAAGAAGAAATTCAACGCTTGATGGCACAAGGATTGGTATATAAACTTTAATATCTACGAACTTTTGCATAattcaattttacttttttttttttctaa encodes:
- the NUCB1 gene encoding nucleobindin-2: MRLKANLFLILSTTIVLVQFCNALPVTKNKKEEKEEASVTPATPDVETALEYERYLKEVVEALESDPDFRKKLDKAPEADIRDGKIAQELEYVNHHVRSKLDEIKRREVERLRQLVNQEYELENEIDREHLKIPQHLDHHNEHTFEIEDLKKLIKKTSEDLAEADRKRRAEFKEYEMQKEFEKESKLKELPEEERKKFEQEEREKEEKHKKHEKVHHPGNKAQLEDVWEQQDQLDKKDFDPHTFFMMHDVDGNGYWDEIEVKALFIKELDKVYQSGLPEDDMRERAEEMERMREHVFEETDTNRDGLISFQEFLEQTKRDEWNKDPEWETVDEKPQYTHEEYLEFERRRQEEIQRLMAQGLLKPHPNMPQGYYPNDAHDTYQVGGQQYQVPAGQQMHYQQPQQQHLQQQQQYAQQQQQYVHQQQHPQVQGQPVQLHPNQAYQTVNGQQQQYQQVPQQQYQQIPQQQQYQQVPQQQVPQQQQQQVPQQQQQQVPQQQQQQVPQQQQQQQPIRPQQQPQAQQPIQTAQQQPQAAAPIPQAKQQQNIPTNH
- the LOC106620537 gene encoding CDAN1-interacting nuclease 1, with product MEINATIEMAAVERKKRILNALEYSSICNFIQHYHGLAIDCEMEMVNRIFTDIDKQTLKSILQTELSTRLRAQHWQNEIKAKKYLKAFKDQLSTHPAPTLLLKIACLEGISPMALCRAILQVKYKFLHKADLSRLLKYPHLIDDPKLAANVIQCMCSDSQDGPLVDLRRRILGEEYEFKLKQMATAANMHYYDENDLRRLGYDKTPDIKMIVPFLYKGEVVNWIESKATFGDVKTHKWYIQQQLYSYSNRFGAGIVIYWFGYHEDTPRLPDNNVGIIVLDDFPSTEHMAFLNLCDDASPTTEIASESSLQNSNS